The Sinorhizobium fredii USDA 257 region GTCGAGCCCGAAGGCCAGCCGCACGCGCGATCGGCGTTGCGCACTCGCAGCGGATTTCTCGTCGCCGGCAAGGCCGGCTTCCCAGCGGGCAAGTGCAGGCAGGATCGTCTGGTCGAGCACGGCAGGACGTCCGTGCCGCCAATCTTCCCAAGGCAGATAGCCGTGCCAGTCCCGCCAATGGGCGCCGGCTTCCGCCAATCTCTCGTTGTTTTCGGCGTCGGTGCGCGTCAGCGCCAGATAGCCGACGGAGACCATGTGCTTGCCTTCTTCACCCGGCAGGCGCTGGCGTCCGCGATCGCCGAAGGTGTAGAGCTGCTCAATATAGCCGAGCTTCAGCGCCGTTCGTTTTTCGACGCGGGCGCGCAGGCTGGCCTCGAAAGTGCGGTGGCGGGCTGGATCGAAGGGGCCGAAGGGCAGGCTGTCGCGCATGTCGCCGTCCGTTTCGCTGACCGCGAGGATGCGCGGACTGCGGTTGACGACGGCAACGATGACCGCGTTGAGGCCAATCTCGACGGTGACCGGCACTCCTTCAGGGTGCATAGCGCTCATTTTCCGGGAGAAGACGCAGGAAGAAGGGCGCATTGCCGTCGGCGTCCGCACCGCGGCCGATTGCCCGCACCGCGGCGACGAGCCGTCCTTGCCGCGACAGCGCCTCGTCGCCGATCTCGATGATGCGTGTGTTCGGCGTCGCGAAGGGCGAGGCGAGCCGCAAGCGTTTTACGAGCGCCTCGTCGTCCTGGTCCGGCGCGACGGCGAGAGCTGCGATCAGTGCCGCGGCGGGCGAGCGGGAAATCCCCATCCAGCAATGGACGAGGAGCGGTCGCGAGCGGTCCCACTTGCGGGCGAAGTCGATGATCTGCGCGACATGTGCCTCCTGCGGCGCGATCAGATCCCCCGTTCCGGCAAAGCTGATGTCGTTGACGCCGATCGTCAGGTGCTTGGTCGCGTCGATCACTCCCGGTCGGTGAAAATCCTGTCCTCGTGCCACCAGGCTGAGCATCTCGCGGCAACCGTGGCGGACGGCCATTTCTGCGATGCGGCCGAGCGGCGATACGACGATGCCTGCCATGTCAGGCCTCCTGGCTCGTTTTGGTCCACTCCGCTTCCAGCGAAGTGAAACGCGCGGCGAAAAGCCGCTGCGCATCGACCGCCGGCAAGGGATCGATCAGCAGGGTCTCGCGCGTGACGCCACGCGGCTGGCCGAAGAACTTGCGCGCCTCCTCCGGTGAAAAGCCGGCAAGTTCGGTCGCTTCGAAATAGGCGGCGACGCGGTCGGCTTTCTTGATCCGCTCCTTGAGCTCCTTGGGGGTATGGGGCGGCAAGCCGAAGCGCAGATGGACGGCGCTTCCGAGCCGCTTCTCCACCGCCTTGTAACCTCCGCCGACCACGGCCTTGAACGGCGAAATCATGTCGCCGATGACATATTCGGGCGCATCGTGAAGGAGCGCCATCAGGCAGTCGCCCGCGTTGCAACGGTTGGTCCGGCGAAAGATATCTTCGACCAACAGGCTATGCTGGGCGACGGAAAAGGCGTGATCGCCAACTGTCTGGCCGTTCCAGCGGGCCACCCGGGCAAGGCCGTGGGCGATATCCGAAAGCTCGACGTCGAGCGGCGAGGGGTCGAGCAGATCGAGCCGTCGACCGGAAAGCATCCGCTGCCACGCGCGCGCATTCATCATGCGCTCGCCTCGTCCGCCTCGGCCGGAAAGGCAAGAC contains the following coding sequences:
- a CDS encoding tyrosine phosphatase family protein — translated: MAGIVVSPLGRIAEMAVRHGCREMLSLVARGQDFHRPGVIDATKHLTIGVNDISFAGTGDLIAPQEAHVAQIIDFARKWDRSRPLLVHCWMGISRSPAAALIAALAVAPDQDDEALVKRLRLASPFATPNTRIIEIGDEALSRQGRLVAAVRAIGRGADADGNAPFFLRLLPENERYAP
- a CDS encoding NUDIX hydrolase; its protein translation is MRPSSCVFSRKMSAMHPEGVPVTVEIGLNAVIVAVVNRSPRILAVSETDGDMRDSLPFGPFDPARHRTFEASLRARVEKRTALKLGYIEQLYTFGDRGRQRLPGEEGKHMVSVGYLALTRTDAENNERLAEAGAHWRDWHGYLPWEDWRHGRPAVLDQTILPALARWEAGLAGDEKSAASAQRRSRVRLAFGLDDFPWDEERVLERYELLYEAGLVREAVIDGHGREPDTPAAGLAMRHDHRRIVATAVARLRGKIKYRPVVFELMPPEFTLTDLQATVEAISGRHLHKQNFRRLVEGAELVEPTGGTLASTGGRPAALFRFRRQILDERPAPGLKVGGR
- a CDS encoding YfbR-like 5'-deoxynucleotidase encodes the protein MMNARAWQRMLSGRRLDLLDPSPLDVELSDIAHGLARVARWNGQTVGDHAFSVAQHSLLVEDIFRRTNRCNAGDCLMALLHDAPEYVIGDMISPFKAVVGGGYKAVEKRLGSAVHLRFGLPPHTPKELKERIKKADRVAAYFEATELAGFSPEEARKFFGQPRGVTRETLLIDPLPAVDAQRLFAARFTSLEAEWTKTSQEA